GGCGGCCTCCTCGGACGGGCCTGGGTTCCCGGACGGGCGTTAGCCCGCAGACTCCGCCGCGTGCGGGCTCAGCGCGCCCGTCGCCACCAGCGCGATGATCACGATGCCGAGCGCGATCCGGTACCAGACGAACGGCATGAAGCTCTTGTGCGAGATGAACTTCATGAACCACGCAATGACGGCATAACCGACCGCGAACGCGATGATCGTCGCGAAGATGGTCGGACCCCACGAGACATGGCCCTCTTCGGCGGCGTCCTTCAACTCGAAGGTGCCGGAGGCGAGTACGGCCGGCATGGCGAGGAGGAAGGAGTAACGGGCCGCCGCCTCGCGGGTGTAGCCCATGAAGAGGCCGCCGCTGATGGTCGCGCCGGACCGGGAGACGCCCGGGACCAGCGCCATCGCCTGGCAGACGCCGTAGAGCAGGCCGTCCTTGGTGTTGAGGTCCACGAGCGTCTTGCGCTGCTTGGCCGCGCGGTGCCTGCCGCCCGTCTCGTCGCGCGCCGCGAGCCGGTCGGCGATGCCGATGACCACGCCCATGACGATCAGCATCGTCGCGGTGACCCGCAGATCGCGGAACGGACCCTCGATCTGATCCTTGAGCGTCACGCCGAGCACGCCGATCGGAATCGAGCCGACGATCACCAGCCAGCCCATCTGCGCGTCGTGATCGCTGCGCATCGCCTTGTTCGTCAGGGAGCGGGACCACGCCGCGAGAATCCGCCCGACGTCCTTGCGGAAGTAGATCAGCACCGCGGCCTCCGTGCCGAGCTGCGTGATCGCCGTGAATGCCGCCCCCGGGTCCTCCCAGCCCGCGAACGCCGCGGTCAGCCGCAGATGCGCGCTGGAGGAGACGGGCAGGAATTCGGTCAGCCCCTGGACGAGTCCGAGGATGAGGGATTCAAACCAAGACATGAAGTTACGTGATCCAAGTGCTGATCGTCGAAGGGGCGACGGAGGCGGGCGGCGGGCGCGCCGGATCGCGCGCGGTGATCAAGGGTGTTGTGGGGAAGCGTAGCGTCCCGCCGTTACAGGCCCGCCACAGGGGTTTCGCAGGCGGAGAGGGCGGAGGCCGGCCCGGCGACCCGGAGTCGCGGAGTCCACGGTGTTGACCAGCGGCGGAGTGCCGCATACGTTGCAGCAGAAGAGAAAGCGCTTGCTGTCGCCGGGTCCTCCGGAGTCACCATGCGTTGGCCGACGTCTGACGTCACGTCCTCACGTCCGATGGAGCGCTGATCACGTCCATGAGCACACCCCGCAACGCAACCACCCCCGAGACCG
Above is a genomic segment from Streptomyces sp. R21 containing:
- a CDS encoding undecaprenyl-diphosphate phosphatase, with the protein product MSWFESLILGLVQGLTEFLPVSSSAHLRLTAAFAGWEDPGAAFTAITQLGTEAAVLIYFRKDVGRILAAWSRSLTNKAMRSDHDAQMGWLVIVGSIPIGVLGVTLKDQIEGPFRDLRVTATMLIVMGVVIGIADRLAARDETGGRHRAAKQRKTLVDLNTKDGLLYGVCQAMALVPGVSRSGATISGGLFMGYTREAAARYSFLLAMPAVLASGTFELKDAAEEGHVSWGPTIFATIIAFAVGYAVIAWFMKFISHKSFMPFVWYRIALGIVIIALVATGALSPHAAESAG